From the Chanos chanos chromosome 7, fChaCha1.1, whole genome shotgun sequence genome, the window ACAATGCGTATGTCCATTCATGTTTTAAAGCACAGGTCttggttgttgtgtgaggaGCAGTCCGAAACGTTTCTTTATCGTCACTCGGTGCCGAGAGAACTTGTCGTCAGGGGAAAAGCGAGCCGGGTGTGCCGAACTGGTGGGCTGGCCGTTAGGGTCCGCTTTCTACTCGGCAAAGATTGGGGAGGGGAAAAAGTAGGTTAAGGCCACTCCAATACAAATCTTATGACTTCACTTTGTATTTATTACAACTGTTACGgtcattttcacaaaatgtcAGTTCGTTCCAGGTAACTGAAC encodes:
- the nop10 gene encoding H/ACA ribonucleoprotein complex subunit 3 — protein: MFLQYYLNENGDRVYTLKKADPNGQPTSSAHPARFSPDDKFSRHRVTIKKRFGLLLTQQPRPVL